Proteins encoded by one window of Streptococcus sanguinis:
- the rpsL gene encoding 30S ribosomal protein S12, protein MPTINQLVRKPRKSKVEKSKSPALNVGYNSHKKVQTNVSSPQKRGVATRVGTMTPKKPNSALRKFARVRLSNLIEVTAYIPGIGHNLQEHSVVLLRGGRVKDLPGVRYHIVRGALDTAGVTDRKQGRSKYGTKKPKA, encoded by the coding sequence ATGCCTACAATTAACCAATTGGTTCGCAAACCGCGTAAATCAAAAGTAGAAAAATCTAAATCACCAGCTTTGAACGTTGGTTACAACAGCCATAAAAAAGTTCAAACAAACGTATCTTCACCACAAAAACGTGGAGTTGCAACTCGTGTCGGAACTATGACACCTAAAAAACCGAACTCTGCCCTTCGTAAGTTTGCCCGTGTACGTCTGAGCAACTTGATTGAAGTTACAGCTTACATCCCAGGTATCGGACACAACCTGCAAGAGCACAGCGTGGTGCTTCTTCGTGGTGGACGTGTAAAAGACCTTCCAGGGGTACGTTACCATATCGTCCGCGGTGCACTTGATACAGCAGGTGTTACTGATCGTAAACAAGGCCGTTCTAAATACGGTACTAAAAAACCAAAAGCATAA